One region of Oryza glaberrima chromosome 7, OglaRS2, whole genome shotgun sequence genomic DNA includes:
- the LOC127778756 gene encoding cytochrome P450 709B2-like, whose protein sequence is MGYGWALAAVLATWCLLDALSRLVWRPRAVAAALRRQGVRGPGYRLLVGSLGDINKLRADAAGAGGAAALDVASHDFIPFVQPQFRQWIPLYGRVFLYWFGWTPDMCVADVEVAKQVLSDRTGLFPKNVTTPMLLKLFGRGLVLANGDEWQRHKKVVHPAFNTDKLKMMTATMAGVARSMVSRWEEKVASHGGKVVIELSSQFEELTADVISHTAFGSSYAEGKQVFMAIKELQFIAFSSLLSVQIPGSRYFPTKKNLKVWRLDRKVRSTLMQIISNRLAAAAKEKAGGGGGGYGKDLLGLMLEASAPPELGTKRRQPPVLSMDEIIDECKTFFFAGQETTSHLLSWTMFLLSTHPDWQDKLREEAVRECAGAGAGDDDDQLPTYDMLGKLKLLNQFLLETLRLYSPVPAIRRRTAAAVEMGGVTVPGGTMLTFPIATMHRDEEVWGADAGVFDPMRFDGGGAMAKLLSFSTGPRACVGQSFAMVEAKAVVAAILRRFRLELSPEYVHAPTDVITLRPKHGLPMVVTRVHA, encoded by the exons ATGGGTTACGGAtgggcgctcgccgccgtgctggcGACGTGGTGCCTGCTCGACGCGCTGTCGCGCCTCGTGTGGCGgccgcgcgccgtggccgcggcgctgcggcggcaGGGCGTGCGCGGCCCCGGGTACAGGCTGCTCGTCGGGAGCCTCGGCGACATCAACAAGCTCCgcgcggacgccgccggcgccggcggcgccgcggcgctcgaCGTCGCCTCCCACGACTTCATCCCCTTCGTCCAGCCTCAGTTCCGCCAATGGATCCCTCTCTACG GGCGAGTGTTCTTGTACTGGTTTGGATGGACGCCGGACATGTGCGTGGCCGACGTCGAGGTGGCGAAGCAGGTGCTCTCGGACAGGACAGGGCTGTTCCCCAAGAACGTGACGACACCGATGCTGCTCAAGCTGTTCGGCAGGGGGCTCGTCCTGGCCAACGGCGACGAGTGGCAGCGACACAAGAAGGTCGTCCACCCCGCCTTCAACACGGACAAGCTCAAG ATGATGACGGCGACAATGGCCGGCGTCGCACGGTCGATGGTGTCGAGGTGGGAGGAGAAGGTGGCGAGCCATGGCGGGAAGGTGGTGATCGAGCTGAGCAGCCAGTTCGAGGAGCTGACTGCGGACGTGATCTCTCACACGGCGTTCGGGAGCAGCTACGCGGAGGGGAAGCAGGTTTTCATGGCGATCAAGGAGCTCCAGTTCATCGCCTTCTCAAGCCTTCTCAGCGTCCAAATCCCAGGCTCCAG GTATTTTCCAACCAAGAAGAATCTGAAAGTATGGAGGCTGGACAGGAAGGTGAGGAGTACGCTGATGCAGATCATCAGCAAcagactcgccgccgccgcgaaggagaaggccggcggcggtggcggtggctacGGCAAGGACCTGCTCGGGCTGATGCTGGAGGCCAGCGCGCCACCGGAGCTGGGCACGAAGCGTCGTCAGCCGCCGGTGCTGAGCATGGACGAGATCATCGACGAGTGCAAGACCTTCTTCTTTGCCGGGCAGGAGACCACCTCGCACCTCCTCTCCTGGACCATGTTTCTTCTCAGCACGCACCCGGACTGGCAGGACAAGCTCCGGGAAGAAGCCGTGAGAGagtgcgccggcgccggcgccggggacgacgacgaccagctCCCCACCTACGACATGCTCGGCAAGCTGAAGCTG CTAAATCAGTTCTTGCTGGAGACGCTGCGGCTGTACAGCCCGGTGCCGGCGATCcggaggcggacggcggcggcggtggagatgggCGGCGTGACGGTGCCGGGAGGCACGATGCTGACGTTCCCGATCGCGACGATGCACCGCGACGAGGAGGTGTGGGGCGCCGACGCCGGGGTGTTCGACCCGATGaggttcgacggcggcggcgccatggccaaGCTGCTGTCCTTCTCCACGGGGCCGAGGGCGTGCGTCGGGCAGAGCTTCGCCATGGTCGAGGCGaaggccgtcgtcgccgcgatACTCCGGCGGTTCAGGCTGGAGCTCTCGCCGGAGTACGTCCACGCGCCCACCGACGTCATCACGCTCCGCCCCAAGCACGGCCTCCCCATGGTCGTCACACGCGTCCACGCGTGA
- the LOC127778446 gene encoding pentatricopeptide repeat-containing protein At4g33990-like: protein MLAAAAAAAAVKGRIKSRPQLPPLASPATTSTCAPAPAATARRGSHAAASQVVSHASLLLRLQSCPDFQEARRLHAAVLVGGHGHGTVLVAQLVRAYAKLGDVAHALRVFDGMPRRNSFAWNAVIKGLVDAGRFSEALEMFWGMVNDGSVAVDGFTYPPVIKACAALGAVAQGRKVWEMVEADIASGNARPNVFVQCALVDMFAKCGCLDEARNVFESMQVRDLAAWTAMIGGTVHSGNWLEVVDLFNHMRSEGFGVDSLIAATVISACGRAGELQVGTALHGCAVKSGASGDIYVSNALVDMYCKCGCVEMADCLFWSTNSKDVVSWSSLIVGYSQNGMHNVSVSLFCEMISLGINPNSSTLASILPCLSVLKLIRSGKEIHCFSIRHGLERSEFVVSALIDLYSKQGLIKVAETIFWLTLDKDLAIWNSMVAGYAVNGYSDSAFCALRLLQKVGLKPDHVTVVSVLPLCNQHDMLIQGKELHAYVIKYCINSVCSVNNALLDMYCKCGFLEVAKEVFQLMTERNTVTYNILISSFGKHNHEDQALSFFDLMKRDRIAPDKVTFVALLSCCSHAGLIYKGLHFYHSMLHDYNISPEKEHYSCIVDLYSRCGKLDEAWCFMSNMAEEPEIDVLGGLLAACRVHNRMDIAELVGKRIFEQNPNDPGYHILLSNIYADAGMWSDVTRIRTMIQERNLKKETGNSLT, encoded by the coding sequence atgctcgccgccgccgccgccgccgccgccgtcaagggGAGGATCAAATCGCGGCCACAGCTGCCTCCTCTCGCCTCCCCGGCGACGACTTCCACAtgcgctcccgctcccgccgccaccgctcgccgcggcTCTCATGCGGCCGCGTCTCAAGTCGTCTCCCACGcgtcgctcctcctccggctgcaGTCGTGCCCGGATTTCCAGGAGGCACGGAGGCTTCACGCGGcggtcctcgtcggcggccacggccacggcacCGTCCTCGTCGCGCAGTTGGTGCGCGCGTACGCGAAGCTCGGGGATGTCGCGCACGCGCTGcgggtgttcgacggaatgccgaGGAGGAACTCCTTCGCGTGGAACGCCGTGATCAAGGGCCTCGTCGACGCTGGTAGATTCTCGGAGGCGCTGGAGATGTTTTGGGGGATGGTGAACGATGGCTCGGTAGCGGTGGATGGTTTCACGTATCCGCCTGTCATCAAGGCGTGTGCTGCGCTTGGAGCTGTTGCGCAGGGGAGGAAGGTATGGGAGATGGTGGAGGCTGACATTGCCAGCGGTAATGCGAGGCCCAACGTGTTTGTGCAGTGCGCGCTTGTGGATATGTTTGCAAAGTGTGGGTGCTTGGATGAAGCAAGGAATGTTTTTGAGAGCATGCAAGTGAGGGATTTGGCTGCGTGGACTGCGATGATTGGAGGAACTGTGCATTCAGGGAACTGGCTTGAGGTGGTGGATTTGTTCAATCACATGAGATCAGAAGGGTTTGGGGTTGACTCTCTAATTGCTGCAACTGTCATTTCAGCGTGTGGGAGAGCAGGTGAATTGCAGGTTGGAACTGCATTGCATGGATGTGCTGTGAAAAGTGGAGCAAGTGGTGATATATATGTTTCCAACGCCTTGGTAGATATGTACTGCAAATGCGGTTGCGTAGAGATGGCTGATTGTCTTTTCTGGTCTACAAATTCCAAAGATGTTGTCTCCTGGAGTAGCTTGATTGTGGGGTATTCACAAAATGGAATGCATAATGTGAGTGTCAGTTTGTTCTGTGAAATGATCTCTTTGGGGATAAACCCCAACTCTAGTACTCTGGCAAGCATACTTCCTTGTCTTTCTGTGCTGAAGTTAATCAGGAGTGGAAAAGAAATTCATTGCTTCTCTATAAGACATGGACTCGAGAGAAGTGAGTTTGTAGTGAGCGCACTTATAGACTTGTACAGCAAACAGGGGTTGATAAAGGTGGCAGAAACTATATTTTGGCTTACGCTGGACAAAGATCTAGCCATTTGGAACTCAATGGTTGCAGGATATGCTGTGAATGGATATTCAGACTCTGCATTCTGTGCATTGAGGTTATTACAGAAAGTGGGTTTAAAACCTGATCATGTGACTGTTGTTTCAGTTCTTCCTTTATGCAATCAACACGATATGCTCATCCAGGGTAAGGAACTACATGCATATGTGATCAAGTATTGTATTAACTCAGTCTGCTCAGTCAATAATGCACTTCTAGATATGTATTGCAAGTGTGGTTTCCTAGAAGTAGCTAAAGAGGTTTTTCAACTTATGACAGAACGCAATACAGTTACATATAACATACTGATTTCTTCTTTTGGAAAGCATAACCATGAAGATCAAGCCCTATCATTTTTCGATCTAATGAAGAGAGATAGAATTGCTCCAGATAAAGTGACTTTTGTGGCACTACTATCTTGTTGTAGCCATGCTGGTCTCATTTACAAGGGTTTGCACTTTTATCATTCCATGTTACATGACTACAATATTTCTCCAGAGAAGGAACACTACTCATGCATTGTTGATCTCTACAGCAGATGTGGGAAGCTTGATGAGGCTTGGTGTTTCATGTCAAATATGGCAGAAGAGCCAGAAATCGATGTCCTTGGAGGGCTCTTGGCAGCATGTAGAGTGCATAATAGAATGGACATTGCTGAGCTGGTTGGGAAAAGAATATTTGAGCAAAATCCCAATGATCCTGGCTATCATATTCTGCTTTCTAATATCTACGCCGATGCTGGAATGTGGTCTGATGTGACAAGGATAAGAACTATGATACAAGAGAGAAATTTGAAGAAGGAAACAGGAAATAGCTTGACCTAA